The following are from one region of the Nostoc cf. commune SO-36 genome:
- a CDS encoding Uma2 family endonuclease: MVRTASKNITLAEFLMLSETKPASEYINGQIIQKPMAQGEHSTIQGELIIFINAILKPQRVARAYPELRCTFGGRSIIPDVAVFTWERIPRKENGRVANLFSAAPDWTIEILSPDQRQTKVTKNILHCLNYETQMGWLIDPEEQTVFVYIRNQQPVMLDELEALLPVPDFASELRLTVGDLFGWLLE, from the coding sequence ATGGTACGGACAGCATCAAAAAACATAACTCTGGCAGAGTTTTTAATGTTATCAGAAACAAAACCCGCTAGTGAATACATCAATGGTCAAATTATTCAAAAACCAATGGCACAGGGAGAACACAGCACTATTCAAGGTGAACTGATTATTTTTATTAATGCTATATTGAAACCCCAAAGAGTTGCACGAGCATATCCAGAACTGCGGTGTACTTTTGGTGGCAGATCAATTATCCCGGATGTAGCGGTATTTACTTGGGAGAGAATACCTCGCAAAGAAAATGGCAGGGTAGCAAATTTATTTTCAGCAGCTCCCGATTGGACTATCGAGATTCTATCACCTGACCAAAGACAGACGAAAGTTACAAAAAATATTCTGCATTGCCTAAATTATGAAACACAAATGGGTTGGCTGATTGATCCAGAAGAACAAACGGTATTTGTATACATCCGCAATCAACAGCCAGTCATGTTGGATGAACTAGAAGCTTTACTCCCTGTGCCAGATTTTGCAAGTGAGTTGAGGCTGACTGTAGGAGATTTATTTGGTTGGCTATTGGAGTAA
- a CDS encoding peptidoglycan-binding domain-containing protein, with protein sequence MQSSLTASILSYLKLLDPTVNRCRMEKRQKIWWTKRSKSLSAIEILLFCITPLLIASTAVVSIAAPQKIAQINPGDTINRPTLKVGSQGERVTELQAALKLLGFYSGAVDGTYNENTASAVARFKQAAGLNPDGIVDASTWQRLFPKEPIAASNVLSPQPRFNSATNFPVPNQTNNLTNVANINPNPPRRAVTQVPTSPEPRPTTPRRAVTQVPKSPEPRPATPRRTTTSSTQKTPNRPTSTTRTQSNTQTRQTTRTQPNTTTKRTPGIQYTSEGMPILRIGLRGSEVVKLQQQLKKLGFLKGDADGDFGETTEAAVKAAQKRYGLEADGVVGGSTWEVLLRR encoded by the coding sequence ATGCAAAGCAGCCTGACAGCAAGTATTTTGAGTTACTTAAAATTACTAGACCCAACTGTAAATCGCTGTAGAATGGAAAAACGGCAAAAAATTTGGTGGACAAAGAGGTCTAAATCTTTATCAGCCATCGAAATACTCTTGTTCTGCATTACGCCTCTGCTTATTGCCTCAACGGCTGTAGTATCAATAGCAGCACCACAAAAAATTGCTCAAATAAATCCTGGAGATACCATCAACCGCCCTACCCTTAAAGTTGGTAGTCAAGGTGAACGCGTAACTGAACTTCAGGCAGCTCTGAAACTTTTGGGTTTTTACTCTGGTGCTGTAGATGGTACATATAATGAAAATACGGCCAGTGCTGTTGCCCGGTTTAAACAAGCAGCTGGCTTGAATCCAGATGGCATTGTTGATGCCAGCACTTGGCAAAGACTTTTCCCAAAAGAACCGATAGCAGCATCAAACGTCCTTTCACCCCAGCCAAGATTTAACTCGGCTACAAATTTTCCGGTTCCAAACCAGACTAACAACCTCACCAACGTTGCAAATATCAACCCCAACCCCCCAAGACGAGCTGTAACACAAGTTCCGACTAGCCCTGAACCAAGACCTACCACCCCAAGAAGAGCTGTAACACAAGTTCCGAAAAGCCCTGAACCAAGACCGGCTACCCCAAGAAGAACTACAACTTCAAGCACGCAGAAAACGCCGAATCGGCCTACATCCACTACTCGAACTCAGTCAAACACACAGACTCGGCAAACTACTCGAACTCAGCCAAACACAACTACTAAGCGAACCCCTGGTATTCAATACACCTCAGAAGGAATGCCAATTTTGCGTATAGGATTACGTGGTTCTGAAGTTGTTAAGTTGCAACAACAACTGAAAAAGCTTGGTTTCTTGAAAGGCGATGCCGATGGAGACTTTGGCGAGACAACCGAAGCCGCCGTGAAAGCTGCACAAAAGCGCTATGGTTTAGAAGCTGACGGTGTAGTTGGTGGCTCTACTTGGGAGGTTCTTTTACGGCGTTAA
- the argS gene encoding arginine--tRNA ligase, giving the protein MNSTQEKLKDQVKKALVAAFGADVAGVDPILVPASNPKFGDYQANVALSLSKKKGLQPRAIASAIVDKLDVSEICEPPEIAGPGFINLKLKTAYLEAQLNAIQADPRLGVPAAKTPKREIVDFSSPNIAKEMHVGHLRSTIIGDSIARILEFQGHDVLRLNHVGDWGTQFGMLITYLREVYPDALTTANALDIGDLVSFYRQAKQRFETDEAFQETARQEVVRLQAGAEDTLHAWKLLCEQSRQEFQIIYDLLDVQVIERGESFYNPLLSGVVEDLEKSGLLVENQGAKCVFLEGFTNREGEPLPLIVQKSDGGYNYATTDLASLRYRIQQDKAKRIIYVTDAGQGNHFAQFFQVAQKAAWIPDDVELVHVPFGLVLGEDGKKFKTRSGDTVRLRDLLDEAVSRTHADLKARLQEEERQETEEFINKVARIVGISAVKYADLSQNRTSNYIFSYDKMLDLKGNTAPYMLYAYARIQGISRKGDINFKELGNNAVLLQHETELALAKYLLQLDEVISIVEQDLLPNRLCEYLYELSKKFNQFYDRNQGVQVLDAEEPQRTSRLVLCDLTARTLKLGLSLLGIEVLERM; this is encoded by the coding sequence ATGAACTCTACACAAGAAAAACTAAAAGATCAGGTTAAGAAGGCTTTAGTCGCGGCTTTTGGCGCTGATGTCGCTGGAGTAGATCCAATTTTGGTTCCTGCTAGTAATCCTAAATTCGGCGATTATCAGGCGAATGTGGCTTTATCTTTGAGTAAAAAGAAAGGATTGCAACCAAGAGCGATCGCATCTGCGATCGTTGATAAATTAGATGTATCCGAAATCTGCGAACCGCCAGAAATCGCTGGGCCAGGATTTATCAATCTCAAATTGAAAACGGCATACTTAGAAGCACAACTAAATGCAATCCAAGCTGATCCTAGACTAGGAGTTCCAGCCGCGAAAACGCCGAAGCGGGAAATTGTGGATTTTTCCAGTCCGAATATTGCTAAAGAAATGCACGTCGGACACTTGCGTTCGACAATTATTGGTGATTCCATAGCCCGAATTTTAGAATTCCAAGGGCACGATGTCTTGCGGTTAAATCATGTAGGTGATTGGGGTACGCAGTTTGGAATGTTAATTACCTATCTGCGGGAAGTTTACCCAGACGCACTTACCACCGCTAATGCTTTAGATATTGGAGATTTAGTCTCTTTTTATCGCCAAGCCAAACAACGCTTTGAAACAGACGAAGCTTTTCAGGAAACAGCACGGCAGGAAGTCGTCAGATTACAAGCAGGTGCAGAAGATACACTGCATGCTTGGAAACTGCTGTGTGAACAATCACGGCAAGAGTTTCAAATAATTTATGACTTGCTAGATGTGCAAGTCATTGAACGCGGAGAATCTTTCTATAATCCCTTACTGTCTGGCGTTGTGGAAGATTTAGAAAAATCTGGATTACTGGTAGAAAATCAGGGCGCAAAATGCGTTTTTCTGGAAGGGTTTACAAATAGAGAAGGTGAACCTTTGCCCTTAATTGTGCAGAAATCAGATGGCGGCTATAACTACGCCACGACAGATTTAGCATCCCTCCGCTACCGGATTCAGCAGGATAAAGCAAAACGGATAATTTATGTAACCGATGCTGGACAAGGAAACCACTTTGCTCAATTTTTCCAAGTAGCACAGAAAGCTGCATGGATTCCCGATGATGTGGAATTAGTGCATGTTCCCTTTGGGTTGGTGCTAGGAGAAGATGGCAAGAAATTTAAAACTCGTTCTGGGGATACTGTGCGGTTACGGGATTTGTTAGATGAAGCTGTTTCTCGTACTCATGCAGACCTAAAAGCTAGATTACAAGAAGAAGAGCGCCAAGAAACTGAAGAATTTATTAATAAAGTTGCTAGGATCGTTGGCATCAGTGCAGTTAAATATGCAGACTTAAGCCAAAATCGCACCAGTAACTACATCTTCAGCTATGACAAAATGCTGGATCTCAAAGGTAATACTGCGCCCTATATGCTGTATGCTTATGCCCGGATTCAGGGGATTAGCCGCAAGGGTGATATTAACTTTAAGGAGTTGGGAAACAATGCCGTTCTGTTGCAGCATGAAACAGAATTAGCGTTGGCAAAATATTTACTTCAACTGGATGAAGTTATTAGTATTGTAGAGCAAGACTTGCTGCCCAATCGTTTATGTGAATATTTGTATGAACTGAGTAAGAAGTTTAATCAGTTTTATGATCGCAATCAGGGAGTGCAAGTTTTGGATGCGGAGGAACCACAGCGCACATCTCGTTTGGTTTTATGTGATTTGACTGCTAGAACTCTGAAGTTGGGGCTATCTTTGTTGGGAATTGAGGTATTGGAGAGGATGTAA
- a CDS encoding cobalamin biosynthesis protein, which yields MQQVLWVGIGCKRGTSWQLIDQAIEQVFRENQLFQSAIAGIATIDTKASEFGLAKLCHLRNLPLKTFSAEILRCVCVPNPATITDHKVGTPSVAEAAAILAASQLTSLTVYPFTNIEELQVKFLVPKQIFQLQGQPGALTLAVAQASNISITELH from the coding sequence GTGCAACAAGTTTTATGGGTAGGAATCGGTTGTAAACGGGGAACCTCATGGCAGTTGATTGATCAAGCAATTGAGCAAGTCTTTCGAGAAAATCAACTTTTTCAAAGTGCGATCGCAGGTATTGCTACCATTGACACTAAAGCCTCAGAATTTGGTTTAGCAAAACTTTGCCATCTCCGCAACTTGCCCCTAAAAACCTTTTCTGCCGAAATCCTTCGCTGTGTCTGTGTTCCCAACCCTGCCACAATTACCGACCATAAAGTAGGTACACCTAGCGTAGCAGAGGCAGCGGCTATTCTTGCAGCCTCTCAACTCACATCGTTGACTGTTTACCCCTTTACAAACATAGAGGAATTGCAAGTCAAGTTCTTAGTTCCTAAACAAATTTTTCAGCTACAAGGGCAACCAGGAGCATTAACGCTAGCTGTTGCCCAAGCTTCAAATATTAGTATTACAGAACTTCACTAA
- a CDS encoding PEP-CTERM sorting domain-containing protein (PEP-CTERM proteins occur, often in large numbers, in the proteomes of bacteria that also encode an exosortase, a predicted intramembrane cysteine proteinase. The presence of a PEP-CTERM domain at a protein's C-terminus predicts cleavage within the sorting domain, followed by covalent anchoring to some some component of the (usually Gram-negative) cell surface. Many PEP-CTERM proteins exhibit an unusual sequence composition that includes large numbers of potential glycosylation sites. Expression of one such protein has been shown restore the ability of a bacterium to form floc, a type of biofilm.), whose product MKHNLFTAFIAATATLSGLFSQVETASATGFTWNSAWTQPTVYNKSQTSFNDTPFQQFVQAESVALPNSGQFKLDPSNLNLKYDYDVSVYFINEGAGYRNQLAFDSTGTTNKSGLLFNDISCAGAGCILGGSNTLKLGDGVKIGNITGGSQLDFWLRADGFNRGNSANIFGTETGSNADGLQHAVAYAYNNYILLAFEDLYGGLNASGVDSKTGKQNEGSDRDFNDVVVVLDIGEANVKALIGASVPEPSVTLSMFAVGAVSMFGLRRRRQSRTSN is encoded by the coding sequence ATGAAACATAATTTATTTACTGCCTTCATTGCAGCTACAGCTACCTTGAGCGGATTATTTTCTCAAGTAGAAACTGCATCTGCTACTGGTTTTACTTGGAATAGTGCATGGACTCAGCCAACGGTATATAACAAGTCTCAAACTAGTTTTAACGACACCCCTTTTCAACAATTTGTCCAAGCAGAAAGCGTAGCTCTACCAAATAGCGGGCAATTCAAATTAGATCCTAGTAACTTAAACCTAAAATACGACTACGATGTTTCTGTTTACTTCATCAATGAAGGCGCAGGTTATAGAAATCAGTTAGCCTTCGATTCTACAGGAACTACTAATAAGTCTGGACTGCTTTTTAATGATATTTCTTGTGCAGGAGCCGGGTGTATTCTTGGCGGGAGTAATACACTAAAATTAGGTGATGGGGTCAAAATTGGTAATATTACCGGAGGCAGTCAACTTGACTTCTGGTTAAGAGCTGATGGTTTTAATCGTGGCAACTCTGCCAATATCTTTGGTACTGAAACTGGTTCTAACGCTGACGGACTACAGCACGCAGTTGCTTACGCTTACAACAACTATATCCTCCTAGCATTCGAGGATTTATACGGAGGTCTAAACGCTTCAGGGGTAGATTCTAAAACTGGTAAGCAGAACGAAGGTTCTGATCGTGACTTTAATGATGTTGTCGTCGTTCTTGATATCGGCGAGGCAAATGTTAAAGCGTTAATCGGTGCTAGCGTTCCTGAACCATCTGTTACTCTATCAATGTTTGCAGTGGGAGCAGTTAGTATGTTTGGATTGCGTCGTCGCCGTCAAAGTCGCACTTCTAACTAA
- a CDS encoding M16 family metallopeptidase, with the protein MLKQLTNTVFPASVFRLESGLTFIHQEIPTTPVVVADVWVRAGASLEPKPWFGMAHFLEHMIFKGTATLPPGMFDSKVENRGGVSNAATSYDYAHYSLTTAAPYLKDTLPYLGELLLNAAIPEDEFSRERDVVLEEIRSCQDDSDWIGFQALIQSIYPHHPYGRSVLGTEQELMQQSPEAMRCFHHAHYQPENMTVVIAGGIAQQPAWEMVNHSFADFAERSNCPQLEKVAKPVITGIHRQELCLPRIEQARLLMAWLVPGVEDIRTGYGLDFLSVLLAEGRTSRLVRDLREDLQLVQGICSSFSLQRESSLFTITAWLEPENLEEVESLICAHLDDLQTKGISEQELARTRRLLCNEYAFSTETPNQLTGLYGYYNTIAQAELAVTYPQQIQSFDAKELQKLAKQYLSPENYAVTVLKPC; encoded by the coding sequence TTGTTAAAACAACTAACTAATACCGTATTTCCAGCCTCGGTCTTCCGACTAGAGAGTGGTTTAACTTTTATTCATCAAGAAATTCCCACTACTCCTGTAGTTGTGGCGGATGTTTGGGTGCGTGCTGGAGCCAGCCTAGAGCCAAAACCGTGGTTTGGCATGGCGCACTTTTTAGAACACATGATTTTTAAAGGTACGGCGACGCTACCCCCTGGAATGTTCGATTCCAAAGTTGAAAACCGGGGTGGCGTGAGTAATGCGGCGACAAGCTATGATTATGCTCATTATTCACTCACCACAGCTGCCCCTTATTTAAAAGATACTCTGCCCTACTTGGGAGAACTACTACTCAATGCGGCAATTCCCGAAGATGAATTTAGCCGAGAAAGGGATGTAGTGCTAGAAGAAATTCGCTCTTGTCAGGACGATTCCGACTGGATAGGATTTCAAGCTCTAATTCAAAGCATCTATCCGCATCACCCTTACGGACGTTCGGTGTTGGGTACTGAGCAAGAATTGATGCAGCAGTCACCAGAAGCAATGCGCTGTTTTCATCACGCCCACTATCAGCCGGAAAATATGACGGTGGTAATTGCCGGGGGTATAGCCCAGCAACCAGCTTGGGAAATGGTAAATCACTCATTTGCTGATTTTGCCGAACGCTCTAATTGTCCGCAGTTGGAGAAAGTGGCAAAGCCTGTGATAACAGGTATTCATCGTCAAGAACTGTGTTTACCACGCATAGAACAAGCGCGATTATTGATGGCGTGGCTGGTTCCTGGAGTAGAAGATATCCGTACTGGCTATGGTTTAGATTTTTTGTCAGTGTTATTGGCAGAAGGGCGGACTTCGCGTTTAGTGCGTGATTTGCGAGAAGATTTGCAATTAGTACAGGGAATTTGCAGTAGTTTTTCTCTACAACGGGAATCGAGTTTATTTACAATTACTGCTTGGTTAGAACCAGAAAATTTGGAAGAAGTTGAGTCTTTAATTTGCGCTCATTTAGATGATTTGCAGACTAAAGGAATTAGCGAACAAGAACTTGCTCGTACACGCAGGCTGCTATGTAACGAGTATGCTTTTTCCACCGAAACACCAAATCAACTTACAGGGCTTTATGGATATTACAATACCATTGCCCAAGCTGAATTAGCTGTGACATATCCCCAGCAGATTCAGTCTTTTGATGCCAAAGAACTGCAAAAATTAGCTAAACAGTATCTCTCACCGGAGAATTACGCGGTTACTGTACTTAAACCGTGTTAG
- a CDS encoding phage holin family protein, with product MQHFLLTWLGTAVALFITANIIPGFFIKNFVTALIAALVIGLVNAFIRPILRILTFPITLLTFGLFTLVINALTLWLASALTPGSGFEINGFLPALLGSIVLAIVSSVINYFLRVVE from the coding sequence ATGCAACACTTTTTATTAACTTGGCTCGGTACTGCGGTAGCGTTATTCATTACTGCTAATATTATTCCAGGATTCTTTATCAAGAATTTTGTGACTGCCTTGATCGCTGCCCTTGTTATTGGTCTGGTTAATGCATTTATTAGACCAATTTTGCGAATTTTAACGTTCCCGATTACCTTACTCACTTTTGGTTTATTTACATTAGTAATTAACGCCTTAACCCTTTGGCTGGCAAGTGCCCTAACTCCTGGTTCTGGTTTTGAGATTAATGGCTTTTTACCTGCTTTGTTAGGTTCAATTGTGCTAGCAATTGTTTCTAGCGTAATTAACTATTTTTTGAGAGTTGTTGAGTAG
- a CDS encoding bluetail domain-containing putative surface protein, translating into MNSTTTYTYDAAGDLIAERIDNNSDGTIDSVITYRYNATLIIADYESQSINDVVSTFTYDTNGNVISLSRDENSDGIVDSIQTSTYDTNGKLTSFREDNGDGIASFIQTYTYDANGNQTSSSFDYNGDGIVDEIRTYTYDAKGNQTSYSFDDNGDGIPSFTYTYTYDANGNLISSSEDYGGSIPNRIYTYAYDAKGNKISFSSDENGDGIVDAIQTYTYDAKGNQTFLSEDTNGDGMVDYIQTSTYTYDANGNKISFSRDDKGDGIVDYIETYTYDAKGNQTSFSLDENGDVIVDYIKTYTYDANGNKTSSSTNGFGNDAVEIFTYDANGRITSSSSYDNGNSIPYYVVTSTYGRASASYDLNNDGVIDAVGIYSYDLSGKLTSQKIDNNRDGIFDQVTVYSYDANNRLAAQVADKNNDGIADEIITYNYDANGKLTSADIDSNSDGTTDAIATYLYDTNGQLISKTTTEGNVLNITLNGGNGADKLTGGAGNDKISGKNGNDLLLGLAGNDKLVGGNGDDILNGGTGRDTLTGDRGTDKFVFNSLSDSLLSGFDRITDLNICEDKIDGLYAVNAANLVQLGTVASLNLADVQQILTATAFVAKGAATFTFGTGNNRQTFLALNDNINGFSALTDAVIEISDYKGNLANLAIV; encoded by the coding sequence ATGAACTCAACCACAACTTATACTTACGATGCTGCTGGTGACTTAATAGCTGAGAGGATAGACAACAACAGTGATGGGACTATAGACTCAGTTATTACTTACCGCTACAACGCGACATTAATTATCGCTGATTATGAGAGCCAGAGCATAAATGATGTTGTCTCAACCTTTACTTATGATACCAACGGCAACGTGATATCCTTGAGCCGTGACGAAAATAGCGACGGCATAGTTGATAGTATTCAAACTTCTACTTATGATACCAACGGCAAATTGACATCCTTTAGGGAGGACAACGGCGACGGTATAGCTAGTTTTATCCAAACTTATACTTATGATGCCAACGGCAACCAGACATCATCTAGCTTTGACTACAACGGCGACGGCATAGTTGATGAGATCCGAACTTATACTTATGATGCCAAGGGCAACCAGACATCCTATAGCTTTGACGACAACGGCGACGGTATACCTAGTTTTACTTACACTTATACTTATGATGCCAACGGCAACCTGATATCCTCTAGCGAGGACTACGGCGGCAGTATACCTAATCGTATCTACACTTATGCTTATGATGCCAAGGGCAACAAGATATCCTTTAGCAGTGACGAAAATGGCGACGGCATAGTTGATGCTATCCAAACTTATACTTATGATGCCAAGGGCAACCAGACATTCTTGAGTGAGGACACCAACGGCGACGGCATGGTTGATTATATCCAAACTTCTACTTATACTTATGATGCCAACGGCAACAAGATATCCTTTAGCCGTGACGACAAGGGCGACGGCATAGTTGATTATATCGAAACTTATACTTATGATGCCAAGGGCAACCAGACATCCTTTAGTCTTGATGAAAATGGCGATGTCATAGTCGATTATATCAAAACTTATACTTATGATGCCAACGGCAACAAGACATCCTCTAGCACTAACGGCTTCGGCAATGATGCTGTTGAGATTTTTACTTATGATGCCAATGGCAGGATCACATCCTCTAGCAGTTATGACAACGGCAACAGCATACCTTATTATGTTGTAACTTCTACTTATGGACGTGCATCCGCTAGCTATGACCTCAACAATGATGGTGTAATTGATGCGGTTGGCATTTACAGCTACGATTTGAGCGGCAAGCTGACCTCACAGAAGATTGACAATAATCGTGATGGAATCTTTGATCAAGTAACTGTTTACAGCTATGATGCTAACAACAGACTAGCTGCACAGGTAGCTGACAAAAATAATGATGGCATTGCTGACGAGATTATCACTTACAACTATGATGCCAACGGCAAACTGACTTCAGCAGATATTGATAGCAACAGTGATGGCACTACTGATGCCATTGCTACTTATCTATATGATACCAATGGTCAATTAATCAGCAAGACCACCACAGAGGGAAATGTGCTAAACATTACTCTAAATGGTGGTAACGGTGCAGATAAACTCACTGGTGGGGCTGGTAATGATAAAATTTCTGGCAAAAACGGCAACGATCTGCTTTTAGGATTAGCCGGAAATGACAAACTAGTTGGTGGTAACGGTGATGACATTCTTAATGGTGGCACTGGGCGTGATACTCTAACAGGCGATCGTGGTACTGATAAATTTGTGTTCAACAGTCTGAGTGATTCGTTGCTGTCTGGCTTTGATAGAATTACTGACTTGAACATTTGTGAAGATAAAATTGATGGGCTATATGCAGTTAACGCTGCTAATTTAGTTCAACTTGGCACTGTTGCTAGTTTAAATCTCGCAGATGTCCAACAGATATTGACTGCAACTGCTTTTGTGGCTAAAGGTGCGGCAACTTTTACTTTCGGTACAGGCAATAATCGACAGACTTTTTTAGCACTCAATGATAATATTAATGGATTCTCTGCCCTCACAGATGCCGTAATTGAGATTAGTGACTACAAAGGCAACTTGGCTAACTTAGCGATTGTTTAA
- a CDS encoding M16 family metallopeptidase codes for MTTLLQKSSIHRTVLNNGIVVLVTENPAADIVAARIFVRAGSCNENREQAGLAHLLSAVMTKGCDGLSSLEIAEIVESVGASLSADAGTDYFLLSFKTVTSDFAEILALAGRLLRSPTFPETQVELERRLALQDIRSQKEQPFNVAFEQMRQVMYQNHPYSMSVLGDETTMSSLTRTDLVEYHQTYFRPDNVVISIAGRITPTDAATLVEEVFADWQAPAQALPILNLPEIKVEPQVKIKPVQTQQSIVMLGYLGTSVSSVDYAPLKLLCTYLGNGLSSRLFVELREKRGLAYEVSAFYSTRLFPASFVVYIGTAPENTSIALEGLRTEVDLLCTTEVSESALQAAKNKILGQYALGKQTNGQIAQIYGWYEILGLGIDFDTKFQELIMAVSAQDAIASACKYLKEPYLSLVGQEEAINRAIASA; via the coding sequence ATGACAACCTTGCTGCAAAAATCATCTATCCATCGCACCGTATTAAATAATGGCATTGTCGTGCTAGTTACAGAAAACCCTGCTGCGGACATTGTTGCGGCGCGAATCTTTGTGCGTGCTGGTAGTTGTAACGAAAACCGGGAGCAAGCAGGGTTGGCACATTTGCTATCGGCAGTGATGACAAAGGGATGTGATGGACTTTCTAGTTTGGAAATTGCTGAAATTGTCGAGTCTGTAGGGGCGAGTTTGAGTGCGGATGCTGGCACTGATTATTTTTTGTTATCTTTCAAGACGGTAACATCTGATTTTGCGGAAATTTTAGCATTGGCAGGGCGGCTTTTGCGATCGCCTACTTTTCCTGAAACTCAAGTGGAACTAGAACGGCGTTTAGCACTCCAAGATATTCGTTCCCAAAAAGAGCAACCGTTCAATGTCGCCTTTGAACAAATGCGGCAGGTAATGTACCAAAATCATCCCTACTCTATGTCAGTGCTGGGAGATGAAACCACTATGAGTAGCTTAACTCGCACAGATTTAGTGGAGTATCACCAAACTTATTTCCGCCCAGATAATGTAGTAATTAGCATTGCTGGCAGAATCACACCCACAGATGCAGCAACGTTGGTAGAAGAAGTTTTTGCTGATTGGCAAGCGCCAGCCCAAGCACTACCAATACTGAATTTACCTGAAATTAAAGTTGAACCACAGGTAAAAATTAAACCAGTACAGACACAACAATCAATCGTGATGCTTGGTTATTTGGGGACATCGGTAAGTTCTGTTGACTACGCCCCACTAAAGTTGTTGTGTACCTACTTGGGAAATGGGCTTTCTAGCCGCTTGTTTGTCGAATTGCGGGAAAAACGCGGTTTAGCTTACGAAGTATCTGCATTTTACTCCACAAGGCTATTTCCAGCATCCTTTGTAGTTTACATAGGTACAGCACCAGAGAACACCAGCATCGCCCTAGAAGGACTACGTACAGAAGTAGATTTATTGTGTACTACGGAAGTATCCGAAAGCGCACTCCAAGCTGCTAAAAACAAAATTTTGGGACAGTATGCCTTGGGCAAACAAACGAACGGTCAAATTGCTCAAATATACGGTTGGTACGAAATTTTGGGCTTAGGAATTGATTTTGACACCAAGTTCCAAGAATTGATTATGGCTGTGAGTGCCCAAGATGCGATCGCTTCCGCTTGTAAGTATTTAAAAGAGCCTTACCTGTCTTTAGTTGGTCAAGAAGAAGCAATTAATCGAGCGATCGCATCTGCTTGA